Proteins encoded in a region of the Pseudomonas shahriarae genome:
- the ftsE gene encoding cell division ATP-binding protein FtsE, whose translation MIRFEQVGKRYANGHVGLHELSFRVRRGEFLFVTGHSGAGKSTLLRLLLAMERPTTGKLLLAGQDLATISNAQIPFLRRQIGVVFQNHQLLFDRTVFNNIALPLQILGLSKAEIVKRVDSALERVALSDKTDLYPGDLSTGQQQRVGIARAIVHRPALLLADEPTGNLDPRLAAEIMGVFEDINRLGTSVLIASHDLALIARMRHRMLTLQRGRLIGDGEAGV comes from the coding sequence ATGATTCGTTTTGAACAGGTGGGCAAGCGCTACGCCAACGGGCATGTCGGCTTGCATGAGCTGAGTTTCCGGGTGCGCCGTGGCGAGTTCTTGTTTGTCACCGGTCATTCCGGGGCCGGCAAAAGTACGTTGCTGCGCCTGCTGCTGGCCATGGAGCGCCCGACCACCGGCAAACTGCTGCTGGCAGGCCAGGACCTGGCCACCATCAGCAATGCGCAGATCCCGTTCCTGCGCCGGCAGATCGGCGTGGTGTTCCAGAACCACCAGTTGCTGTTCGATCGCACGGTGTTCAATAACATCGCCCTGCCATTGCAGATCCTCGGGCTGTCCAAGGCCGAGATCGTCAAGCGTGTGGATTCGGCCCTGGAGCGCGTGGCGCTGTCGGACAAGACCGACCTGTATCCCGGCGACCTGTCCACCGGCCAGCAACAGCGCGTCGGCATTGCCCGCGCCATCGTCCATCGCCCGGCCTTGCTGCTGGCGGACGAACCCACCGGTAACCTCGACCCGCGCCTGGCGGCGGAGATCATGGGGGTCTTTGAAGACATCAACCGCCTGGGCACCAGTGTGCTGATTGCCAGTCACGACCTGGCATTGATCGCGCGTATGCGCCATCGCATGTTGACCCTGCAGCGCGGGCGCCTGATCGGTGACGGGGAGGCTGGCGTATGA
- the ftsY gene encoding signal recognition particle-docking protein FtsY produces MFGSNDDKKSPAAAGEKKGLFGWLRKKPQETVVEQPQVQPEPVPEPVLQAEPAIEPVAEPVVETPAPVVLPIAEPVLQPEVEAAPEPEPEHKPWPPLPVAEEPVALVEDVQAEHVTPPIPVVVEPVQVAVESQPVVVEPAPLVVEPVVAEPVAVVAEPVAVPAETSKTGFFARLKQGLSKTSASIGEGMASLFLGKKIIDDELLEDIETRLLTADVGVEATAVIIQSLTQKVARKQLTDADALYKSLQAELAAMLKPVEAPLVITEKKPFVILVVGVNGAGKTTTIGKLAKKLQLEGKKVMLAAGDTFRAAAVEQLQVWGERNKIPVIAQHTGADSASVIFDAVQAAKARNIDVLIADTAGRLHTKDNLMEELKKVRRVMGKLDADAPHEVLLVLDAGTGQNAISQAKQFNQTVQLTGLALTKLDGTAKGGVIFALAKQFGLPIRYIGVGEGIDDLRTFEAEPFVQALFAERERS; encoded by the coding sequence ATGTTTGGTTCCAACGACGACAAGAAGAGCCCAGCTGCGGCTGGCGAGAAAAAAGGCCTGTTCGGATGGCTGCGCAAAAAGCCGCAGGAAACCGTCGTCGAACAGCCGCAAGTCCAACCCGAGCCGGTGCCTGAGCCTGTTCTGCAAGCGGAACCGGCGATTGAGCCCGTGGCCGAGCCTGTCGTCGAGACGCCAGCGCCGGTGGTGCTGCCTATCGCCGAGCCGGTCTTGCAGCCGGAGGTGGAGGCTGCGCCAGAGCCAGAGCCAGAGCATAAGCCGTGGCCGCCATTGCCGGTGGCTGAAGAACCTGTTGCGTTGGTCGAGGATGTGCAGGCCGAACATGTGACGCCGCCGATCCCTGTGGTGGTGGAGCCGGTCCAGGTCGCCGTCGAGTCCCAGCCCGTTGTCGTTGAGCCGGCGCCGTTGGTGGTCGAGCCAGTGGTTGCCGAGCCCGTTGCGGTGGTCGCCGAACCCGTCGCTGTACCTGCTGAAACCAGTAAGACCGGCTTCTTCGCCCGCCTCAAGCAAGGCCTGAGCAAGACCAGCGCGAGCATCGGCGAAGGCATGGCCAGCCTGTTCCTGGGCAAGAAGATCATTGATGACGAGTTGCTCGAAGATATCGAGACCCGCCTGCTGACCGCTGACGTGGGCGTCGAAGCCACTGCCGTGATCATCCAGAGCCTGACCCAGAAGGTGGCGCGCAAGCAGCTCACCGACGCCGACGCGCTTTACAAGTCATTGCAGGCCGAACTGGCTGCCATGCTCAAGCCGGTGGAAGCGCCGCTGGTGATTACCGAGAAAAAACCCTTTGTGATCCTGGTGGTCGGCGTCAACGGCGCCGGCAAGACCACCACCATCGGCAAGCTGGCGAAGAAGCTGCAACTGGAAGGCAAGAAAGTCATGCTCGCCGCCGGTGACACCTTCCGCGCCGCCGCCGTAGAGCAATTGCAGGTGTGGGGCGAGCGCAACAAGATCCCGGTGATCGCCCAGCACACCGGTGCCGATTCCGCCTCGGTGATCTTCGACGCAGTGCAGGCCGCCAAGGCCCGCAACATCGACGTACTGATTGCCGATACCGCTGGTCGCCTGCATACCAAAGACAACTTGATGGAAGAGTTGAAGAAAGTCCGCCGGGTGATGGGCAAGCTCGACGCCGACGCGCCGCACGAGGTGCTGTTGGTGCTGGACGCCGGTACTGGGCAGAACGCCATCAGCCAGGCCAAGCAATTCAACCAGACAGTCCAACTGACTGGCCTGGCGTTGACTAAGCTCGATGGCACGGCCAAGGGTGGGGTGATTTTCGCCCTGGCTAAACAATTCGGGCTGCCGATTCGTTATATCGGTGTAGGCGAAGGTATTGATGACCTGCGCACGTTTGAGGCCGAACCCTTTGTCCAGGCACTGTTTGCCGAGCGGGAGCGTTCATGA
- a CDS encoding M16 family metallopeptidase codes for MNALARRAAGLLLSTVCLPLSALAADPQPTHEFTLDNGLKVVVREDHRAPVVVSQVWYKVGSSYETPGQTGLSHALEHMMFKGSSKTGPGEASLILRDLGAEENAFTSDDYTAYYQVLARDRLGVALELEADRMATLRLPADEFSREIEVIKEERRLRTDDNPMSKAFERFKAMAYPASGYHTPTIGWMADLDRMKVEELRHWYQSWYVPNNATLVVVGDVTPDEVKTLAQRYFGPIPKRDVPPAKKPLELAEPGERLLTMHVQTQLPSVILGFNVPGLATAEDKRSVNALRLISALLDGGYSARIPSQLERGEELVSAASTSYDAYTRGDSLFTLSATPNQQKKKTVAQAEAGLWRLLDELKAKPPTAEELERIRAQVIAGLVYERDSITSQATAIGSLETVGLSWKLMDTELAELQSVTPEDIQKAARTYFTRERLSVAHVMPQESTHE; via the coding sequence ATGAATGCTCTAGCCCGCCGCGCCGCAGGCCTGCTGCTCAGCACAGTTTGTCTGCCCCTTTCAGCCTTGGCTGCCGACCCACAACCCACCCATGAATTCACCCTGGACAACGGCCTCAAGGTCGTCGTGCGCGAAGACCATCGCGCCCCGGTGGTGGTCTCGCAGGTCTGGTACAAGGTCGGCTCCAGCTATGAAACCCCTGGCCAGACCGGTTTGTCCCACGCCCTGGAACACATGATGTTCAAGGGCAGCTCCAAGACCGGCCCCGGCGAAGCCTCGTTGATCCTGCGCGACCTGGGCGCCGAAGAGAACGCCTTCACCAGCGACGACTACACCGCCTACTACCAAGTGCTGGCCCGCGACCGCCTGGGCGTGGCCCTGGAGCTGGAAGCCGACCGCATGGCCACCCTGCGCCTGCCGGCCGACGAATTCAGCCGCGAGATCGAAGTCATCAAGGAGGAGCGCCGCCTGCGCACCGATGACAATCCGATGTCCAAGGCCTTCGAACGCTTCAAGGCCATGGCCTACCCGGCCAGCGGCTATCACACGCCGACCATCGGCTGGATGGCCGACCTGGACCGCATGAAGGTCGAGGAACTGCGCCACTGGTACCAATCCTGGTATGTGCCGAACAACGCCACCCTGGTGGTGGTCGGCGACGTGACCCCGGACGAGGTGAAAACCCTGGCCCAACGTTACTTCGGCCCGATCCCCAAGCGTGACGTGCCACCGGCGAAAAAGCCCCTGGAACTGGCCGAGCCGGGCGAACGCCTGCTGACCATGCATGTGCAGACGCAGCTACCGAGCGTCATCCTCGGCTTCAACGTACCGGGCCTGGCCACCGCCGAAGACAAGCGCTCGGTCAACGCCCTGCGCCTGATCTCGGCACTGCTCGATGGCGGCTACAGCGCGCGCATCCCGAGCCAGCTGGAACGCGGTGAAGAATTGGTGTCGGCTGCCTCGACCAGCTACGACGCCTACACCCGCGGCGACAGCCTGTTCACCTTGAGCGCCACCCCCAACCAGCAGAAGAAGAAAACCGTGGCCCAGGCCGAAGCCGGGCTCTGGCGCCTGCTGGATGAACTCAAGGCCAAGCCACCGACCGCCGAGGAACTGGAGCGTATTCGCGCCCAGGTCATTGCCGGGTTGGTCTACGAGCGTGACTCCATCACCAGCCAGGCCACAGCCATTGGCTCCCTGGAAACGGTCGGCCTGTCGTGGAAACTCATGGACACCGAGCTTGCCGAACTGCAAAGCGTGACGCCCGAAGACATCCAGAAGGCCGCGCGCACGTATTTCACCCGCGAACGCCTGAGTGTCGCCCATGTCATGCCACAGGAGAGCACTCATGAGTGA